A stretch of Methanococcus voltae PS DNA encodes these proteins:
- a CDS encoding YqhA family protein — MVRLFRAGMENKDLKEEYFKGNKYIKETKEDDRKIEKEDTQHIVVKEEVKELFTHLVEEDEHDRKMRERLGIKKPSEQSYIERNFESLLWNSRYIVILAVVFGTISAVSLFLAGSYEVIHIMMEVMSDNIITIEELHNGLLSGIIGSIDLYLIGLVLLIFSFGIYELFVSKIDVAWEDGKAKNILEVYSLEELKSKILKVIIMVLIVSLFQKVLVMEILTTFDVFLMAIAILVLSISAYYIHK; from the coding sequence ATGGTTAGATTGTTTAGGGCAGGTATGGAAAATAAAGATTTAAAAGAGGAATATTTTAAAGGCAATAAATACATTAAAGAAACGAAAGAAGATGATAGGAAAATTGAAAAAGAAGATACACAGCATATCGTAGTTAAAGAGGAAGTAAAAGAATTATTCACCCATTTGGTAGAAGAAGACGAGCATGACCGAAAAATGAGGGAACGATTAGGTATTAAAAAACCAAGTGAACAGAGCTATATTGAAAGAAATTTCGAATCTCTACTTTGGAATTCTAGATATATTGTCATATTAGCAGTTGTTTTTGGAACTATTAGTGCAGTGTCCTTATTTTTAGCAGGTTCTTATGAAGTAATCCATATCATGATGGAAGTAATGTCAGATAATATTATAACTATTGAAGAACTACATAACGGATTATTAAGTGGCATAATAGGTTCAATCGACCTTTATTTAATCGGTTTGGTTTTATTAATATTTAGTTTTGGTATTTATGAGCTTTTTGTCTCAAAAATCGATGTAGCATGGGAAGATGGCAAAGCAAAGAATATTTTAGAAGTTTATAGTTTAGAAGAGCTAAAAAGTAAGATATTGAAAGTTATAATAATGGTTTTAATTGTCAGCTTATTCCAAAAAGTGCTCGTAATGGAGATACTTACAACTTTCGACGTATTTTTAATGGCTATTGCCATATTGGTACTGTCAATAAGCGCATATTATATTCATAAATAA
- the larB gene encoding nickel pincer cofactor biosynthesis protein LarB translates to MDLEFKNILQKYKDGKITEKEVEKLLKLSYIEDILDGTDGLRITNLDTNRRYRTGVPEVIYAEGKDIEDTISFLVKMYLKNNYAFATRLKKEDIKNPENLDKIKEMIENELSKQYTHNHNNENENELENCEIIINRRARYIYLINKDYAEKMQNMPKMGKVGILAGGTSDIPVAEEAKITVELMNCEVIQMYDVGVAGIHRLLKPLKLMIEKEVDCIIAIAGMEGALPSVVSSLVDVPVIAVPTSVGYGMKYTPLLTMLHSCSPGIAVVNLDNGFGAGSFAGLICLNSYKKRNDEF, encoded by the coding sequence ATGGATTTGGAATTCAAAAATATTTTACAGAAATACAAAGATGGTAAAATAACAGAAAAAGAGGTTGAAAAACTTTTAAAACTATCCTATATTGAGGATATTTTAGATGGGACTGACGGCCTAAGAATAACTAATTTAGACACGAATAGGAGATATCGAACCGGAGTTCCCGAAGTAATCTACGCGGAAGGTAAAGATATTGAAGATACTATCAGTTTTCTTGTAAAAATGTATTTAAAAAATAACTATGCTTTTGCAACTAGGTTAAAAAAAGAAGATATTAAGAATCCGGAGAATTTGGATAAAATAAAAGAAATGATAGAAAATGAATTATCCAAACAATATACTCATAATCATAATAATGAAAATGAAAATGAATTAGAAAACTGTGAAATTATAATAAATAGACGTGCAAGATATATTTATTTGATAAACAAAGATTACGCCGAAAAAATGCAAAATATGCCAAAAATGGGAAAAGTAGGTATATTGGCAGGCGGTACTTCAGATATTCCGGTAGCTGAAGAAGCAAAAATAACCGTAGAGTTGATGAATTGCGAAGTAATTCAAATGTATGACGTGGGTGTTGCAGGCATACATAGACTTTTAAAGCCATTAAAATTAATGATTGAAAAAGAAGTAGACTGTATAATAGCTATAGCAGGTATGGAAGGAGCTTTGCCCTCTGTGGTATCGTCATTAGTGGATGTACCAGTTATCGCAGTGCCTACTTCTGTAGGTTATGGTATGAAGTATACGCCCCTTTTAACAATGTTACATTCATGTAGTCCAGGCATTGCAGTTGTTAATTTAGATAATGGGTTTGGAGCAGGTAGTTTCGCAGGTTTAATTTGTTTAAATTCGTACAAAAAACGAAATGATGAATTTTAA
- the fwdA gene encoding tungsten-dependent formylmethanofuran dehydrogenase subunit FwdA, translating into MEYIIKNGTVYDPTNKVDGEKMDICIKDGRVVEKVSNNAIVLDANNKIIMPGGVDSHSHIAGAKVNTGRTLRPEDSKKDVWHKEGLRKGSGFSVPSTYKTGYQYSGMGYTTVIEAAMPPLIARHTHEEFVDLPQIDKAAMPLFGNNWMVLEYLKNGDLNMCAAYVAWLLKATRGFAIKIVNPGGTEAWGWGKNVHGLDDEIPYFGITPRDVVRGLAQVNEMLGLPHSIHVHPNNLGHPGNWETTLDTMDCVKDIKAKPKHGKRDTVYYNTHVQFHSYGGTSWKDCVSKGVEVAEYVNKHDHLMVDIGQITLDETTTMTADGPMEYDLHMTNGLKWANCDVELETGSGVVPFIYSPKGPVYSLQWAIGLDLFLHANSDKVILTTDHPNAGPFIRYPRVIAWLISEEYRKDWIENRVHKWAAQKSHITDTDREYTMYEIAKITRANTSKVLGLSDDRGHLGLGARADLAIYDIDPEEKSGKKIEKAFLEANYVFKNGDIVVKDGNVVKEVFGNTIYVDAKINEELEAELMKDLEPRFKKYYSVNIENYPVQEAYANQWEPINIDATEIK; encoded by the coding sequence ATGGAATACATTATTAAAAATGGTACCGTATACGACCCTACAAATAAAGTAGATGGCGAAAAAATGGATATCTGTATCAAAGATGGTAGAGTTGTGGAAAAAGTTTCCAACAACGCTATTGTACTTGATGCAAATAATAAAATCATAATGCCTGGTGGTGTTGACTCACACAGTCACATTGCAGGAGCTAAGGTAAATACAGGTAGGACATTAAGACCTGAAGACAGTAAAAAAGACGTATGGCATAAAGAGGGCTTAAGAAAAGGCTCAGGATTCTCAGTGCCTTCAACATACAAAACAGGATATCAATACTCAGGTATGGGTTATACAACAGTTATTGAAGCAGCTATGCCTCCATTAATTGCAAGACACACTCACGAAGAGTTTGTTGACTTACCTCAAATTGATAAAGCAGCTATGCCTCTATTCGGTAACAACTGGATGGTTTTAGAGTACTTAAAAAACGGCGATTTAAATATGTGTGCTGCTTACGTAGCTTGGCTTTTAAAAGCTACAAGAGGATTTGCAATTAAAATCGTTAACCCTGGAGGAACTGAAGCCTGGGGTTGGGGTAAAAACGTTCACGGTTTAGATGACGAAATCCCTTACTTTGGAATCACACCAAGAGACGTTGTAAGAGGTTTAGCACAAGTAAACGAAATGTTAGGTCTTCCACACTCAATCCACGTGCACCCTAATAACTTAGGTCACCCTGGAAACTGGGAAACTACCCTCGATACGATGGATTGTGTAAAAGATATTAAAGCAAAACCTAAACACGGTAAAAGAGATACCGTTTACTACAATACGCACGTACAATTCCACTCTTACGGCGGTACAAGCTGGAAAGACTGTGTAAGTAAAGGTGTAGAAGTAGCGGAATATGTAAACAAGCATGACCACTTAATGGTCGATATTGGACAAATTACACTCGACGAAACAACCACAATGACCGCAGATGGGCCAATGGAATACGATTTGCACATGACCAATGGTTTAAAATGGGCAAACTGTGACGTTGAGCTCGAAACTGGTTCCGGTGTAGTTCCTTTCATCTACTCGCCAAAAGGACCTGTTTATTCATTACAATGGGCTATCGGTTTAGATTTATTCTTACACGCTAATTCCGATAAAGTTATTTTAACAACTGACCACCCTAACGCAGGACCATTCATTAGGTACCCAAGAGTTATCGCCTGGTTAATCAGTGAAGAATACAGAAAAGACTGGATTGAAAACAGAGTTCACAAATGGGCGGCTCAAAAAAGCCACATAACCGATACAGATAGAGAGTACACTATGTACGAAATAGCCAAAATTACAAGAGCTAACACCTCAAAAGTACTCGGTTTAAGTGACGATAGGGGACATTTAGGTTTAGGTGCAAGAGCAGACTTAGCAATCTATGACATTGACCCAGAAGAGAAAAGCGGTAAAAAGATTGAAAAAGCATTCCTTGAAGCAAATTACGTATTTAAAAACGGTGACATAGTGGTTAAAGACGGAAACGTGGTTAAGGAAGTATTTGGTAATACAATCTACGTAGATGCTAAAATAAATGAAGAATTAGAAGCTGAATTAATGAAGGATTTAGAACCAAGATTTAAGAAATACTACTCGGTTAACATCGAAAACTACCCAGTTCAAGAAGCTTACGCTAATCAATGGGAGCCTATAAACATCGATGCTACAGAAATCAAATAA
- the fwdD gene encoding tungsten-dependent formylmethanofuran dehydrogenase subunit FwdD has product MKFMLNTGRTIWQGEAIEAGKNLELYKNAAAVCYMNAGDMLKLGVRDGDTIEVTSEYGNVVVSVITTKEEAPAGMIFIPMGPWANRIVLPDTESTAMPSYKGPIAVDVEKTDKKVLIMTELMRQSYLE; this is encoded by the coding sequence ATGAAATTCATGCTAAATACGGGTAGAACCATATGGCAAGGTGAAGCCATAGAAGCAGGCAAAAATTTGGAACTTTACAAAAATGCTGCGGCAGTTTGCTACATGAATGCTGGTGATATGCTAAAATTAGGTGTTAGAGACGGTGACACTATTGAAGTTACATCAGAATATGGTAACGTTGTAGTAAGTGTAATAACAACCAAAGAAGAAGCCCCTGCAGGAATGATATTTATACCAATGGGACCTTGGGCAAATAGAATTGTACTACCAGATACAGAAAGTACGGCAATGCCATCATACAAAGGACCTATTGCGGTAGATGTTGAAAAAACCGATAAAAAAGTTTTAATAATGACTGAATTGATGAGACAATCATACCTCGAATAA
- a CDS encoding 4Fe-4S binding protein produces the protein MYSLKVYPERCHGCGNCVVACPVNAQDADVFGGKGPSSDEKLIMRIENGVVTVLKPELCGGCGACIEACPVDAIELEIIKK, from the coding sequence ATGTACAGTCTTAAAGTGTACCCTGAAAGATGCCACGGTTGTGGAAACTGTGTTGTAGCTTGCCCTGTAAACGCACAAGACGCTGATGTATTCGGTGGCAAAGGTCCAAGTAGTGATGAAAAATTGATAATGAGAATTGAAAATGGGGTAGTAACCGTTTTAAAACCTGAATTATGCGGTGGTTGCGGTGCTTGTATTGAAGCTTGCCCTGTTGATGCAATAGAACTTGAAATTATTAAAAAATAA
- a CDS encoding DUF123 domain-containing protein encodes MEKTSEECNKENNKEKEYDKNFITFLNFLKENTKKEAVVNRLLHDREDLNQRAFKILLSTVISARTKDDTTAKVSKKLFDRIKTSEDLINIDINELEEIVHPAGFYKTKAKNLKKLGSQLKDNYNNKVPNGVEELTNLAGVGRKTANLVVSLAFDNYAICVDTHVHRICNRWGYVSTDFPEETEQELRLKLPKEHWKSINNSLVIYGQDICSPTPKCNMCYDEVKAICPHYSKLTTLNDSLNKLNFKKVSKTKIPKEKGTYVLKINLKSPKKIKIGKKGKEIKFRKGDYYYIGSAMGNSLNLYNRVNRHLAEAKDKNNHWHIDYLLEFGNIKEIYIVESPEECNFAKKMFKNKNMEYVEDFGCSDCNCKSHLFYIRD; translated from the coding sequence ATGGAAAAAACATCTGAAGAATGTAATAAAGAAAATAATAAAGAAAAGGAATATGATAAAAATTTTATCACTTTTTTAAATTTTTTAAAAGAAAATACCAAAAAAGAAGCAGTTGTTAATAGATTACTCCATGATAGGGAAGATTTAAATCAAAGGGCTTTTAAAATATTGTTATCAACTGTAATCAGTGCGAGAACTAAGGATGATACTACCGCAAAAGTTTCAAAAAAGCTATTTGATAGAATTAAAACATCTGAAGACTTGATAAACATTGATATAAATGAATTAGAGGAAATAGTACACCCTGCAGGGTTTTACAAAACGAAGGCAAAGAATTTAAAAAAGTTGGGTAGTCAGTTAAAAGATAATTACAATAATAAAGTTCCAAACGGTGTCGAAGAACTAACCAATTTGGCAGGCGTGGGTAGAAAAACCGCTAATCTAGTGGTAAGCCTGGCATTTGACAATTACGCAATTTGTGTGGACACGCACGTGCATAGGATTTGTAATCGATGGGGCTACGTAAGTACTGATTTCCCAGAGGAAACAGAGCAAGAGCTTAGATTAAAGCTACCAAAAGAGCATTGGAAGTCAATAAACAATAGCTTAGTTATTTATGGTCAGGATATTTGTAGTCCAACGCCAAAGTGTAATATGTGTTATGACGAAGTTAAGGCAATATGCCCCCATTATTCTAAATTAACAACATTAAATGACAGTTTGAACAAATTAAACTTTAAAAAAGTGTCTAAAACAAAAATACCAAAAGAAAAAGGTACTTATGTATTAAAAATTAATTTAAAATCCCCTAAAAAAATAAAAATTGGTAAAAAAGGCAAAGAAATTAAATTTAGAAAAGGAGATTACTATTACATTGGTTCAGCAATGGGAAATTCTTTAAATTTATACAATAGGGTCAATAGGCACCTTGCAGAGGCTAAAGATAAGAATAATCATTGGCATATTGATTATTTGCTAGAATTCGGAAATATAAAAGAAATTTACATCGTAGAAAGTCCCGAAGAATGTAATTTTGCAAAAAAGATGTTTAAAAATAAAAATATGGAATATGTTGAGGATTTCGGCTGTTCTGATTGTAATTGCAAGAGTCATTTGTTTTATATTCGAGATTAA
- a CDS encoding ABC transporter permease: MKLKDVIYFSGRNIIQKKTQSLLTIIGIVIGIMAIVSLISLGYGVQSYIQDSITSVGANIVSVYSKGLGATGTVVEFDKNDVKVVERVRGVDSVMYGSLKGANVEFKKGEEQFLTINGVDPSKYTTIYSEALNYNLESGRWLKDGDKSVCIIGNGVAYDVYERDVKVGDKLIISDKKYKVVGILEEVGDPGEAKTIVIPRESSELFDSDKYQYMIAYVKDVDEVERIAEDMRKDLEDERNEDDFQVYTAQNIAEQVSNIFGVFTMFLVGVASISLIVGAVGISNTMHMSILERRKDIGILKAIGAENSTILKIFVVEAGFLGLVGGIAGTVLGIIIAKIAEYIASGAGYGYIKAWITPELILSVLAFSFVVGVLSGYFPSRSGAKLDPIETLRGD; the protein is encoded by the coding sequence ATGAAATTGAAAGATGTTATTTATTTCTCTGGGCGTAACATAATTCAAAAGAAAACCCAGAGCCTTTTAACGATTATTGGTATTGTTATCGGGATAATGGCAATTGTTAGCTTAATATCTCTAGGTTATGGTGTTCAAAGCTACATACAAGATAGTATTACTAGTGTAGGTGCGAACATAGTATCCGTTTATTCTAAAGGTCTAGGGGCAACTGGCACAGTTGTTGAATTTGATAAAAATGATGTAAAAGTTGTAGAGAGAGTTCGGGGCGTAGACTCGGTGATGTATGGCTCGCTGAAAGGGGCGAATGTAGAATTTAAAAAAGGAGAGGAGCAATTTTTAACCATTAATGGTGTTGACCCTTCCAAATATACAACAATATATTCCGAAGCCCTGAATTACAATTTAGAAAGTGGTAGATGGTTAAAAGATGGTGACAAATCCGTCTGTATCATAGGCAATGGGGTAGCTTATGACGTTTACGAAAGAGATGTTAAAGTAGGGGACAAATTGATAATATCCGACAAAAAATACAAAGTAGTCGGGATATTAGAAGAGGTAGGCGACCCAGGAGAAGCTAAAACTATTGTAATACCTAGAGAATCTAGCGAATTGTTTGATTCTGATAAATATCAATACATGATAGCTTATGTAAAAGATGTTGATGAAGTAGAACGAATAGCTGAAGATATGAGAAAAGACTTAGAAGATGAAAGAAATGAAGATGATTTTCAAGTATATACTGCTCAAAATATTGCCGAACAAGTTTCTAACATTTTTGGAGTCTTTACAATGTTTTTAGTCGGTGTAGCGAGCATATCTTTAATTGTGGGTGCAGTGGGTATTTCCAACACCATGCATATGAGTATATTGGAACGTAGAAAAGACATAGGTATATTAAAAGCCATAGGTGCCGAAAACAGTACTATATTGAAAATATTCGTTGTAGAAGCCGGTTTCCTTGGATTAGTTGGTGGAATAGCCGGTACAGTACTAGGAATTATTATTGCGAAGATTGCAGAGTATATTGCGTCAGGTGCTGGTTATGGATATATAAAAGCTTGGATAACTCCCGAATTAATACTTAGCGTTCTTGCATTCTCATTCGTTGTAGGAGTACTAAGTGGATACTTCCCATCAAGAAGTGGTGCTAAATTAGACCCTATTGAAACCTTACGTGGAGATTAA
- a CDS encoding ABC transporter ATP-binding protein, protein MDAKKICRIFGTDVKTKVLDDVNLKIYEKEFVMILGPSGCGKTTLMNILGLLDTPSSGKLYISNNLTVNMAESERAVFRRKIGGFIFQQFHLINTLTALQNVELPMVLDNLETDTRTQRAMKLLNLVGLKGKENNRPSQLSGGQQQRVAIARALSNKPKILFADEPTGNLDSVSGKQVMKLIKELHDQGITIIMVTHDSTLLKYATKVIRMKDGQIEQLLQRDE, encoded by the coding sequence ATCGATGCCAAAAAAATCTGTAGAATATTTGGTACGGACGTTAAAACAAAAGTTTTAGATGATGTTAACCTTAAGATATACGAAAAAGAATTTGTAATGATATTGGGACCTAGTGGGTGTGGTAAAACAACTCTAATGAACATACTTGGATTATTAGATACACCTTCTTCGGGCAAATTATATATTAGCAATAACTTAACTGTGAATATGGCAGAAAGTGAAAGAGCCGTATTTAGACGTAAAATAGGCGGTTTTATATTCCAACAGTTCCATTTGATAAACACTTTGACCGCTTTACAGAATGTAGAGTTACCAATGGTATTGGATAATTTGGAAACAGATACTAGAACGCAAAGAGCTATGAAACTATTGAATTTAGTAGGTTTAAAAGGGAAAGAAAATAATAGACCGTCTCAATTATCCGGTGGACAACAACAAAGAGTTGCAATAGCTAGGGCTTTATCTAATAAACCCAAAATATTATTTGCAGATGAGCCTACGGGTAATTTAGATAGTGTAAGTGGTAAACAAGTTATGAAACTTATAAAAGAGTTACACGACCAAGGTATAACCATTATTATGGTTACACACGATAGTACACTTTTAAAATATGCTACAAAAGTTATTAGAATGAAAGATGGACAAATAGAACAATTATTACAGAGAGACGAATAA
- the fwdC gene encoding tungsten-dependent formylmethanofuran dehydrogenase subunit FwdC, whose amino-acid sequence MKEIVFTVKKDIDVPVELDSLLPVKLQEMSVEEIKKIELPQGNKKISVEELFNVNVNENEAITTPKVTINDSSMKLKRIGEKMEAGEIVVNGDAGMYVGAEMKSGKITVNGNAECWVAQNLKGGEVIINGDAKDYVGSAYRGDWRGMSGGKITINGNAGTEIGEYMKKGLIVVNGNCKIMPGVHQNGGIIIINGEVEGRAGGEMLKGAIVINGPLKSKLPSFEYEGIVEDPVIKLTKKDEGTPIKGTYYKYIGDFVSNKPKGQLYLSVEHNDLTC is encoded by the coding sequence ATGAAAGAAATTGTATTTACAGTTAAAAAAGATATTGACGTACCTGTAGAATTAGACAGTTTATTACCTGTTAAACTCCAGGAAATGAGTGTTGAAGAAATCAAAAAGATTGAATTACCTCAGGGAAATAAAAAAATTTCCGTAGAGGAGTTGTTTAATGTAAATGTTAATGAAAATGAAGCTATAACCACTCCAAAAGTTACAATCAATGATTCTTCAATGAAATTAAAGAGAATCGGCGAAAAAATGGAAGCTGGGGAAATCGTTGTAAACGGTGACGCTGGAATGTACGTAGGAGCTGAAATGAAGAGCGGTAAAATTACTGTTAACGGTAATGCGGAATGTTGGGTTGCTCAAAACTTAAAAGGTGGAGAAGTTATAATCAACGGTGACGCAAAAGATTACGTAGGTTCAGCTTACAGAGGAGACTGGAGAGGAATGAGTGGCGGTAAAATTACCATCAACGGAAATGCAGGAACCGAAATCGGCGAATACATGAAAAAAGGCTTAATCGTAGTGAATGGAAATTGTAAAATTATGCCTGGTGTTCACCAAAACGGTGGAATTATTATAATCAACGGAGAAGTTGAAGGAAGAGCCGGTGGAGAAATGTTAAAAGGAGCTATCGTAATTAACGGTCCTTTAAAATCCAAATTGCCATCTTTCGAATATGAAGGAATTGTTGAAGACCCAGTTATTAAATTAACTAAAAAAGATGAAGGAACGCCAATAAAAGGTACTTATTATAAATACATTGGTGACTTTGTAAGTAACAAACCTAAAGGACAGCTTTACTTATCCGTAGAACATAATGACCTTACGTGTTAA
- a CDS encoding TM1812 family CRISPR-associated protein, with the protein MSKIISVEEYALYIYNKKDLETNDIVDNIDNSCNLLNYELDKFDTSDLKIIKFRPTNYDMDNEIWELFNKLYELIDNEETVYLKLSNKDYLIPILTITILSYLKVVKNIKIGCISYLDNKSDLKPVFDITSLDTILSWTKAIDKFVHNGDSKEIRKLAEKRGNLISKASQGENRYGAYLRSFGNNIERFTEYIQSSRGYEIDTFQYDKLKYYIEEVKNGSPMPPMKPLLDMILNKIEDFGSENLYNGLNAVKWCIDNNLTQQGYTLLRENIINIVIYQFIYQLNIKNFTIEDLKNSNVREAVEDALIYKFIIEHDLENNRDTEIYEFIKGDSTYKLDVKEISKVIDSEICTIYKNVSDLRNDINHAGYKINHIQNSEKFKVSLEKHYIQLLNYIYRIQRNE; encoded by the coding sequence ATGTCCAAAATAATCTCTGTTGAAGAATATGCACTATACATCTACAATAAAAAAGATTTAGAAACTAATGATATTGTCGATAATATCGATAATTCATGTAATTTACTAAATTATGAATTAGACAAGTTTGACACAAGTGATTTAAAAATAATTAAATTTAGACCTACCAATTATGATATGGATAATGAAATATGGGAATTATTTAATAAATTATATGAATTAATTGATAATGAAGAAACGGTGTATTTAAAATTGTCAAACAAAGATTATTTAATTCCAATCTTAACTATTACAATATTAAGCTATTTAAAAGTTGTTAAAAATATAAAAATTGGGTGTATTAGCTATTTGGATAATAAATCAGATTTAAAACCCGTTTTTGATATAACAAGCCTTGATACGATACTCTCTTGGACAAAAGCTATCGATAAATTCGTTCATAATGGGGATTCAAAAGAAATACGCAAATTAGCTGAAAAAAGAGGTAATTTAATATCTAAAGCATCACAAGGTGAAAATAGATACGGTGCCTATTTACGTAGTTTTGGAAATAACATTGAAAGATTTACGGAATATATTCAGAGTTCACGAGGATATGAGATTGATACGTTTCAATACGATAAATTAAAGTATTATATTGAAGAGGTTAAGAATGGTAGCCCTATGCCTCCGATGAAACCACTTTTAGATATGATATTGAATAAAATAGAAGATTTTGGCAGTGAAAATTTATATAATGGATTAAATGCCGTTAAATGGTGTATTGATAATAATTTAACCCAGCAAGGATATACTTTATTGCGAGAAAATATCATAAACATTGTTATTTATCAATTTATTTATCAATTGAACATTAAAAATTTTACAATTGAAGATTTAAAAAATTCAAATGTTAGAGAAGCTGTTGAAGATGCTTTAATTTATAAGTTTATAATTGAGCATGATTTGGAAAATAACAGAGATACAGAAATTTATGAATTTATTAAAGGCGATTCGACTTATAAATTAGATGTTAAGGAAATTTCGAAGGTAATTGATTCGGAAATCTGCACGATTTATAAGAATGTTTCAGATTTGCGAAATGATATAAATCACGCGGGATATAAAATAAACCATATACAAAATTCAGAGAAATTTAAAGTTAGTTTGGAAAAGCACTATATTCAGTTGCTTAATTATATTTATAGGATTCAACGAAATGAATAG
- a CDS encoding COG1361 S-layer family protein, translating into MLKTNIKFQKIKEQSNNKPKNKSNTNSKNKSNNSSSLNLLFILISLMILLLSINPSSALQVDNPQYTVDTNTFNTSNPKIIHPGDDVDIWIKITNDNTDKELKNIEVELTPKYPFETKQVNSVIGKATLSHLNEGESDVVHFKVHVDENAPSGEYPIILNVKAIRYDEDYESTQEMGKTYYLPIYGLAKFEMGLYGESEIEPSETKAISLNIHNKGTGNAKYLSISFAGSENVNIVGPTTHYIGLLKASGSNNIKISANSVPESKPGVYPIDATLTWIGEDGASYTAKMPVNLEVKDVIYDNQPYIYVEEIKSITTGYELSFALANRGSADLSYCVMKLTSPNLSKEYISYIGDLEGDDSDSGIFEIESFNSGAGGKLPVNLEITYFDSYHKEYTVNKEFTVDIPAKKSEDSNTMIFGVIIGLIILIAGYYFYKKRQKKKLAEKLEKEDEE; encoded by the coding sequence ATGTTAAAAACAAACATAAAATTTCAAAAAATCAAAGAACAATCGAATAATAAACCAAAGAATAAATCGAATACTAATTCCAAGAATAAATCAAATAATTCTTCATCTTTAAATTTATTATTTATATTAATCTCATTAATGATATTATTACTATCTATAAATCCATCTAGTGCTTTACAAGTGGATAACCCACAATACACCGTAGATACTAATACATTCAATACCTCAAATCCTAAAATTATACATCCGGGGGATGACGTGGACATATGGATTAAAATAACAAACGACAATACGGATAAAGAATTAAAAAATATAGAGGTCGAGTTAACTCCCAAATACCCTTTTGAAACTAAACAAGTAAATTCAGTAATTGGAAAAGCTACCTTATCTCATTTAAACGAAGGAGAATCCGACGTAGTACATTTCAAAGTACACGTAGATGAAAACGCACCTTCGGGGGAATATCCTATAATTTTAAATGTAAAAGCAATTAGGTATGATGAAGACTACGAATCAACCCAAGAAATGGGTAAGACTTACTATTTGCCAATTTATGGATTAGCAAAGTTTGAAATGGGTTTATACGGTGAAAGTGAAATAGAACCGTCCGAAACTAAAGCAATATCTTTAAATATCCATAATAAAGGTACTGGAAACGCAAAATATCTTTCAATTTCATTCGCAGGCTCTGAAAACGTGAATATTGTAGGGCCTACAACACATTACATCGGACTTTTGAAAGCTTCAGGTTCCAATAATATAAAAATTAGTGCAAATTCCGTTCCCGAATCAAAACCTGGTGTTTACCCGATAGACGCAACTTTAACGTGGATAGGTGAGGATGGAGCAAGTTACACTGCAAAAATGCCTGTAAATCTTGAAGTAAAAGACGTAATTTATGATAATCAACCTTATATTTATGTAGAGGAAATTAAATCAATTACAACAGGATATGAACTCTCTTTTGCATTAGCAAATCGAGGTTCAGCAGATTTAAGTTATTGTGTAATGAAGTTGACAAGTCCAAATTTATCCAAAGAATATATCTCATATATTGGGGATTTAGAGGGTGATGATTCGGATAGTGGTATCTTTGAAATAGAGTCCTTTAATTCTGGAGCTGGCGGAAAATTACCTGTAAACCTTGAAATTACGTATTTTGATAGTTACCATAAAGAATATACCGTAAATAAAGAGTTTACTGTGGATATACCTGCTAAAAAGTCTGAAGATTCAAATACTATGATTTTCGGAGTAATAATCGGCTTAATAATATTGATTGCAGGTTACTATTTCTACAAAAAAAGACAAAAAAAGAAATTAGCTGAAAAGCTTGAAAAAGAAGACGAAGAATAA